One segment of Asaia bogorensis NBRC 16594 DNA contains the following:
- a CDS encoding 3'(2'),5'-bisphosphate nucleotidase CysQ family protein has product MTQTEALPPDAEALLALAARLADEAATLINEIRDRGFETIIKADKSPVTEADQAAERHILAGLRAARPDIPAVGEEEIANGAFAEPGEIYWLVDPLDGTREFAAGRDDFTVNIGLIYRNRAVLGAMALPAYGQLYTGLVGQGAWRRDSKGMTPIAAVVPPENGLRILASRHYADDPRLKEWLAGRKIGTLGNIGSAAKFARVAEGEADFYPRLGPTMEWDTAAPQAIVEAAGGHVLDEKGAPLRYGKPGWFNPPFLCTGRHATQGQDA; this is encoded by the coding sequence ATGACCCAGACCGAAGCCCTTCCCCCTGATGCTGAAGCCCTGCTCGCCCTCGCCGCTCGCCTGGCCGATGAGGCCGCCACACTTATCAACGAAATTCGCGACCGGGGCTTCGAGACAATCATCAAGGCGGACAAATCGCCGGTAACTGAGGCCGATCAGGCGGCAGAGCGCCATATTCTGGCAGGGCTGCGTGCCGCTCGCCCTGATATACCGGCTGTGGGTGAGGAGGAGATCGCCAATGGCGCCTTTGCGGAGCCAGGCGAGATCTACTGGCTTGTCGACCCACTTGATGGAACGCGTGAATTTGCCGCAGGACGTGACGACTTCACGGTCAATATCGGGCTGATCTATCGCAACCGGGCTGTTCTCGGGGCGATGGCCCTTCCCGCTTATGGGCAACTCTATACCGGCCTCGTGGGGCAAGGTGCCTGGCGTCGTGACAGCAAGGGGATGACCCCTATTGCTGCGGTCGTGCCGCCCGAGAACGGGCTGCGTATCCTGGCTTCGCGTCACTACGCCGATGACCCGCGCCTCAAGGAATGGCTTGCCGGGCGAAAAATCGGAACGCTGGGCAATATCGGCTCGGCCGCCAAATTCGCGCGTGTCGCAGAGGGTGAAGCCGATTTCTACCCCCGCCTTGGCCCGACCATGGAATGGGACACGGCCGCCCCGCAGGCGATTGTCGAAGCCGCAGGCGGCCATGTGCTCGATGAAAAAGGCGCGCCCCTGCGCTACGGCAAGCCGGGCTGGTTCAATCCGCCCTTTCTCTGCACCGGACGCCACGCCACACAAGGGCAGGACGCATGA
- a CDS encoding NUDIX domain-containing protein yields the protein MVLAFASHIPQDWHDAIANAPHVRRWIEGVEREFEVSSLTIRDAVKFGSRIGFVFAEAQARHEGVSVPRYAFLRGDSVGILVVLRHPDHPPGTVLTCEPRLPIATAESLSLPAGMVDDGTVQSTALREFAEETGITLALAEKDLISLGTVTLSPGGCDEHLTLYALEIDLEPSELASLDNRATGLEGEHEHIRLRVLPLDAIPTLPQQDAKLLLAFHLYGARPHG from the coding sequence ATGGTTCTGGCCTTTGCGTCCCATATTCCACAAGACTGGCACGACGCCATTGCCAACGCACCCCATGTGCGTCGCTGGATAGAGGGCGTGGAACGGGAGTTCGAGGTTTCCTCTCTCACGATCCGTGATGCCGTGAAGTTCGGAAGCCGGATCGGCTTTGTCTTCGCCGAGGCGCAGGCCCGTCATGAGGGGGTTTCCGTACCCCGCTATGCCTTCCTGCGCGGGGACTCTGTCGGTATTCTCGTGGTGCTGCGTCATCCCGATCACCCGCCAGGAACCGTGCTTACCTGCGAGCCGCGCCTCCCGATAGCCACCGCAGAGTCCCTCTCCCTGCCCGCCGGAATGGTCGATGACGGCACAGTACAGAGCACCGCGCTGCGCGAATTTGCCGAGGAGACGGGCATCACATTGGCGCTTGCGGAAAAGGACCTGATCTCGCTCGGCACCGTCACGCTTTCACCCGGTGGTTGCGACGAACATCTCACGCTTTATGCGCTGGAAATCGATCTGGAGCCGTCGGAACTGGCCAGTCTCGACAATCGCGCGACGGGGCTGGAGGGCGAGCACGAGCATATCAGACTTCGCGTGTTACCCCTCGACGCCATACCGACCCTCCCGCAGCAGGACGCCAAGCTTCTTCTGGCCTTCCATCTGTATGGTGCCCGCCCGCACGGCTGA
- a CDS encoding NADH-quinone oxidoreductase subunit B family protein, with amino-acid sequence MIFLRALLDANRWRPRDSLPPAPRPLTLHIVAGGGCDGCRIEAQALQGAAYDLTRHDIRFVDTPHDAELLFVTGVVTRAMLPGLQARWEAMPGPKGIVAIGDCALGMGPFGVNYAVLGGIMEAGLAGVRQCDVALRGCPPSPAEILRALLLLTTGRVVNA; translated from the coding sequence ATGATTTTTCTGCGCGCCCTGCTGGACGCCAATAGATGGCGACCCCGTGATTCCCTGCCACCCGCGCCGCGTCCACTCACGCTTCATATCGTGGCAGGTGGTGGCTGCGATGGCTGTCGTATCGAGGCGCAGGCCCTTCAGGGCGCGGCCTATGATCTGACCCGTCACGACATCCGTTTTGTCGATACACCCCATGATGCCGAGCTTCTGTTCGTCACCGGCGTTGTGACGCGCGCCATGCTGCCCGGGCTTCAGGCCCGCTGGGAGGCCATGCCGGGGCCAAAGGGCATTGTGGCGATCGGCGATTGTGCGCTCGGCATGGGGCCGTTCGGGGTAAATTACGCCGTGCTGGGCGGTATCATGGAGGCGGGTCTGGCCGGTGTGCGGCAATGCGATGTGGCCCTGCGTGGCTGCCCACCCAGCCCGGCAGAAATCCTGCGCGCCCTGCTTCTGCTGACGACCGGACGGGTCGTGAATGCATGA
- a CDS encoding NUDIX hydrolase, whose translation MSNIETELVAVLLAVQDEQPLVLTLDQGRNLPSGPLETAHRSLQRGMRLWVEQQTQCHLGHIEQLYTFAEASGGEAGSADAGQAGADAPRLIRISYMGLTRLEDAQEGWRGLYEYFPWENLRGSGAELIESEIGRALQNWAWRDPARQWRCAETFGLEGQPWNDELVLHRYELLWEADLLPESRRPGAWVVPGRAMPSDRRRILATALARLRAKIRYRPVVFELMPETFTLWQLQRTVEAIAGRPLHKQNFRRLILAQDLVEETGEAENQPQGRPARLYRFRREVIGARQLMGSKLPIARSV comes from the coding sequence ATGAGTAATATCGAGACCGAACTGGTGGCGGTGCTGCTTGCGGTGCAGGACGAACAGCCTCTCGTGCTGACACTCGACCAGGGGCGCAACCTGCCTTCCGGGCCGCTGGAAACGGCGCATCGCTCCTTGCAGCGTGGCATGCGCCTTTGGGTCGAGCAGCAGACGCAATGTCACCTTGGCCATATCGAGCAGCTTTATACCTTTGCTGAGGCGTCGGGCGGTGAAGCAGGATCGGCGGATGCAGGGCAGGCCGGCGCAGACGCGCCGCGTCTCATACGTATTTCCTATATGGGGCTGACCCGTCTGGAGGATGCACAGGAAGGCTGGCGCGGGCTGTACGAATATTTCCCGTGGGAGAATTTGCGGGGCAGCGGCGCGGAACTGATCGAGAGCGAAATCGGCCGGGCGCTGCAAAACTGGGCCTGGCGCGATCCAGCCCGGCAATGGCGCTGCGCCGAGACGTTCGGGCTTGAAGGGCAGCCCTGGAATGACGAGCTGGTCCTGCACCGCTATGAACTGCTGTGGGAGGCCGATCTTCTGCCTGAATCGCGCAGGCCCGGCGCCTGGGTGGTGCCTGGCCGTGCCATGCCGTCGGACCGTCGGCGCATCCTCGCGACTGCTCTGGCGCGTCTGCGGGCCAAGATACGCTATCGCCCCGTGGTGTTCGAACTCATGCCCGAGACCTTCACGCTTTGGCAGTTGCAGCGCACGGTCGAGGCCATTGCGGGAAGACCGCTGCACAAGCAGAATTTCAGGCGGCTGATCCTGGCTCAGGACCTCGTGGAGGAAACGGGCGAGGCGGAAAACCAGCCCCAGGGACGCCCTGCGCGGCTCTATCGCTTCAGGCGAGAGGTGATCGGTGCCCGACAGCTTATGGGCTCCAAATTGCCGATTGCCCGGTCAGTGTGA
- the nadA gene encoding quinolinate synthase NadA, translating into MTLVRDRGDALYEPVSRLMTREDWERNFEDDIRAILRLKRERNAVILAHNYQTPEIFHCISDIRGDSLALAREAQRCEEQVIVMAGVHFMAETAKLMNPEKTVLIPDSMAGCSLAESITAENVRALKAAYPGVPVVTYVNSSVAVKAETDICCTSGNAKKVVESLGVPRVIMIPDEFLAKNIQNETGIEMLTWPGHCEVHERFTPLEIRQYRRMHPGVVVLAHPECPPEVVAEADYAGSTAGMMEFVAVKQPAKVLLVTECSMSDNLAALNPAVEFVRPCNLCPHMKRITLPAIRRALETMQEEVTIPDALFPQARRAVERMLAV; encoded by the coding sequence ATGACCCTCGTCAGAGATCGTGGCGACGCCCTTTACGAACCCGTGTCAAGATTGATGACCCGTGAGGACTGGGAGCGCAATTTCGAGGATGATATCCGGGCGATCCTGCGGCTGAAGCGCGAACGCAATGCAGTCATTCTTGCGCATAATTACCAGACCCCGGAAATCTTCCATTGCATCTCCGATATCCGCGGTGACAGCCTTGCGCTCGCCCGCGAGGCCCAGCGCTGTGAGGAGCAGGTGATCGTGATGGCCGGCGTTCACTTCATGGCTGAAACGGCCAAGCTGATGAACCCGGAGAAAACGGTGCTCATACCGGACTCGATGGCAGGTTGCTCGCTGGCGGAATCCATCACGGCTGAGAATGTCCGGGCGCTCAAGGCGGCCTATCCCGGTGTTCCGGTCGTGACCTATGTGAACAGTTCGGTTGCCGTCAAAGCGGAGACCGATATCTGCTGCACGTCCGGCAATGCCAAGAAGGTGGTCGAAAGCCTTGGTGTGCCGCGCGTCATCATGATTCCTGACGAGTTTCTGGCGAAGAACATCCAGAACGAGACCGGCATCGAGATGCTCACCTGGCCTGGCCATTGCGAGGTTCATGAGCGTTTCACGCCCCTCGAGATCAGGCAGTACCGGCGTATGCATCCCGGTGTCGTGGTGCTGGCCCATCCGGAGTGCCCGCCCGAAGTTGTGGCAGAAGCCGATTATGCAGGCTCGACGGCGGGGATGATGGAGTTTGTGGCGGTCAAGCAGCCCGCCAAGGTGCTGCTGGTCACGGAATGTTCCATGAGCGACAACCTTGCCGCGCTCAACCCTGCGGTCGAGTTCGTTCGCCCGTGCAATCTCTGCCCACATATGAAACGTATCACGCTGCCCGCTATTCGTCGTGCGCTGGAGACCATGCAGGAGGAAGTGACCATTCCCGATGCGCTCTTTCCGCAGGCCAGGCGCGCGGTCGAGCGGATGCTTGCGGTCTGA
- a CDS encoding L-aspartate oxidase, translated as MMTLTRFAGWPVIAGAGLAGLSAALHLDRPCVVLSPSPLGTEAASMLAQGGLAAAIGHDDDVALHMRDTLDAGDGLCDPRAVEAIIGAGPSVIATLLDWGVAFTRTGSSDLDLHLEAAHSRARIAHVSGDGSGAGIMEALIARVKASQRIVVLDGVTLDHLHVLDGRVRGVWLNTGQFIPTNHCILACGGAGALYVGATSPASNTGRGLAAAARAGARLADMEFVQFHPTALDVETGGGRSPLISEAVRGAGAVLVDETGNRFTDELQSRDRVSRAIARHRALGHRVFLDARYNGPHARGNRQGAGQATGLRQVFSRQFPGIARICAQHGIDPDREPIPVRPAVHYHMGGVATDLHGRASLAGLWACGEVACTGLHGANRLASNSLLEAFVMGRAVAWDVNNATRERHSCQNPTEPVRFGAASFGPRMDKGAGILRDHDGLEGLSAFLAPLAARDDHALVGAAIAKAALRRKESRGSHWRLDGDEAPQTGRFQFTLAEIGLGQGDIAASGSAPMIHAQRSYVHA; from the coding sequence ATGATGACACTCACCCGTTTTGCAGGCTGGCCCGTCATTGCGGGTGCAGGTCTTGCGGGGCTCTCGGCGGCCCTGCATCTCGATCGGCCCTGCGTGGTGCTCAGCCCGTCCCCTCTGGGGACGGAAGCGGCCAGCATGCTGGCGCAGGGCGGCCTCGCAGCGGCCATCGGCCATGATGATGACGTGGCGCTTCATATGCGCGACACGCTCGATGCCGGTGACGGGCTGTGTGATCCCCGTGCGGTCGAGGCCATTATCGGGGCTGGTCCCTCAGTAATAGCGACATTGCTTGACTGGGGGGTGGCGTTCACCCGCACAGGGAGCAGCGATCTGGACCTGCATCTGGAGGCGGCCCATTCACGCGCGCGCATTGCGCATGTGAGTGGTGATGGCAGCGGTGCGGGAATTATGGAGGCGCTCATAGCGCGGGTCAAAGCCTCCCAGCGCATTGTGGTGCTCGATGGGGTGACACTGGACCACCTCCATGTGCTGGACGGACGTGTGCGCGGCGTATGGCTCAACACGGGGCAGTTCATTCCAACCAATCACTGTATCCTGGCCTGTGGCGGGGCAGGGGCGCTCTATGTCGGTGCAACGAGCCCTGCCAGCAATACGGGGCGGGGTCTGGCAGCCGCCGCGCGAGCCGGGGCCCGGCTGGCCGATATGGAATTTGTCCAGTTTCATCCAACTGCCCTCGATGTCGAGACAGGGGGTGGACGCTCGCCTCTGATCAGCGAAGCCGTGCGGGGTGCGGGCGCGGTGCTCGTGGATGAAACCGGCAACCGCTTTACGGACGAACTGCAGTCCCGTGATCGCGTATCACGTGCGATTGCGCGCCATCGGGCACTGGGGCATCGCGTGTTTCTCGATGCGCGCTACAATGGGCCTCATGCGCGCGGCAACCGGCAGGGTGCCGGGCAGGCGACGGGTTTGCGGCAGGTCTTTTCACGCCAGTTTCCGGGTATTGCGCGCATCTGTGCCCAGCACGGTATCGATCCCGATCGTGAGCCCATTCCGGTAAGGCCAGCGGTTCATTACCACATGGGCGGTGTGGCGACAGATCTGCATGGCCGGGCAAGCCTCGCGGGGCTATGGGCCTGCGGCGAGGTCGCCTGCACCGGGTTGCACGGCGCGAACAGACTGGCCAGCAACTCACTGCTTGAGGCGTTCGTGATGGGGCGGGCCGTGGCGTGGGATGTGAACAATGCCACGCGCGAGCGCCATTCCTGTCAGAATCCCACAGAGCCTGTGCGCTTTGGTGCGGCGAGTTTTGGGCCGCGCATGGATAAGGGGGCAGGGATCCTGCGGGATCATGACGGGCTGGAGGGTCTGTCGGCCTTTCTTGCCCCGCTTGCCGCGCGCGATGACCATGCTCTGGTTGGTGCAGCCATCGCCAAAGCTGCCTTGCGCCGCAAGGAGAGCCGTGGAAGCCACTGGCGTCTCGATGGAGACGAAGCGCCTCAGACCGGGCGTTTCCAGTTTACCCTTGCCGAAATCGGTCTTGGACAGGGCGATATCGCCGCGTCGGGTTCAGCCCCCATGATCCATGCGCAGAGGAGCTACGTGCACGCATGA
- the nadC gene encoding carboxylating nicotinate-nucleotide diphosphorylase: MTIFIPPLPDLLWEPVIRAGLAEDFGTGGDATSQAIVRPGQRLRAVFRARHEGVVAGMAGVRLAFSLLDPNANFTALKEDGCRILPRDILAEIEGPAEIVLGGERTALNLLSHLSGIATATRQVVDAIHGTKARVCCTRKTLPGLRAIQKYAVKAGGGSNHRYRLDDAILIKDNHIALCGGVASALKSARQRAGHLMAIALEVDTLDQLETALSTGGANVYLLDNMGPDMLRRAVEMVKGRALTEASGGITPDTAPAIAASGVDVLSLGWLTHSVKALDIGLDIDL, encoded by the coding sequence ATGACAATTTTCATTCCTCCCTTGCCCGATCTGTTGTGGGAACCCGTCATACGGGCCGGTCTGGCCGAGGATTTTGGCACCGGAGGTGATGCCACATCACAGGCCATCGTCCGGCCCGGCCAACGCCTGCGCGCGGTGTTCCGCGCCCGTCATGAGGGCGTTGTGGCTGGAATGGCGGGTGTCAGGCTGGCATTTTCTCTGCTTGACCCGAATGCGAATTTCACAGCGCTCAAGGAGGATGGATGCCGCATTCTGCCGCGTGACATCCTTGCCGAAATCGAGGGGCCTGCGGAGATCGTTCTGGGGGGAGAGCGCACAGCGCTCAATCTGCTCTCCCATCTGAGCGGCATCGCAACCGCAACGCGTCAGGTTGTAGACGCCATCCACGGTACGAAAGCCCGTGTATGCTGCACGCGCAAGACCCTGCCCGGACTGAGAGCCATTCAGAAATATGCCGTCAAGGCAGGGGGCGGGAGCAATCATCGCTATCGTCTCGATGATGCGATCCTGATCAAGGATAATCATATTGCCTTGTGCGGAGGGGTGGCTTCGGCGCTCAAATCCGCAAGGCAGCGCGCAGGGCATCTGATGGCGATCGCGCTTGAAGTCGACACGCTCGATCAGCTTGAAACGGCCCTCTCGACGGGCGGGGCAAATGTCTATCTGCTCGACAATATGGGACCCGACATGCTTCGGCGCGCCGTGGAGATGGTCAAGGGCCGCGCCCTGACAGAAGCCTCCGGTGGCATTACGCCTGACACGGCGCCAGCCATTGCGGCTTCAGGGGTGGATGTGCTCTCCCTCGGCTGGTTGACCCATAGCGTCAAGGCTCTCGATATCGGGCTTGATATCGATCTGTAA
- a CDS encoding TonB-dependent receptor — protein MAYVFGRAKLKIGLAICLASATCLSQNFAHAASSAPASARTPRHGSPKHTVARPGQTTTAPAPHAGRKKAVEARGEEQISVTTSRQALNGGGGMMRIEHAPRNVQTVDHEYISMRNPSSTALDLIQNLPSVSISTPDPYGMQGGQIQTRGLTDLDMALLVDGAPAAAAKYITENVDTENVESVSLTPGSSETALPVMSAASGTMNETTHTPDKKFGGLVDFSYGTNNLSREFIRLETGEIGHSGVRGYVSFSNTHTRSWMGAGINDRRHVDFGLNKQWKNGSFAKAFVSWNWEDFTIDNYPTQQEFYKYKHTGEGYGRSANSNNINYWKNNTDYWNQVYLSAPIHIVLTRRIAFDLQPYYNLGRGWDASPGGTVTQADGTTRNVTSYFLQGATERRGATAKLGIDVDRHNHVSFGYWYENNYTQQSYPTSYTQDNGAAPSPNWAAYRIDAGDQQNAGTEIHSLFVEDHAKYLNDKLDIQAGFKFVMSNTWNKDLYGRMSNNRTAPLPQLSVGYTIDEHSQIYLNAEGDYRQPSAVDLGWLYTSVPIPKNQYSIKEELGYRYHDQHIIVDASFFNYNVTNRIVNQYLGMNQFKPFSIGNQHMRGFDFMISGRPIHGFSPYASVEYLHAVQDSNVFDPYTNGMLNSKGTQAIMAPRVLANFGLTYKYAGFFGNASLHYTGPQSVSVAGDQRMPGFVTNTISLGYRFKPIGIAQSPTIKLNFANVTGSIVRTGAMGAIYSAKDPSTVYSGSLAPYTGYGNSFMTAARFTMTGTVSTSF, from the coding sequence ATGGCGTATGTGTTTGGTCGTGCGAAACTGAAAATCGGGCTGGCGATCTGTCTGGCCTCGGCCACCTGTCTGTCGCAGAATTTTGCCCATGCGGCCTCCAGTGCGCCGGCTTCAGCCCGGACCCCGCGTCATGGTAGCCCGAAACATACGGTGGCCCGGCCTGGCCAGACAACAACGGCACCCGCGCCGCACGCGGGTCGCAAGAAGGCTGTCGAGGCCAGGGGCGAGGAGCAGATATCGGTCACCACCTCACGCCAGGCCCTCAATGGCGGCGGTGGCATGATGCGCATCGAGCACGCGCCGCGTAACGTGCAGACCGTCGATCATGAATATATTTCCATGCGTAACCCCTCGAGCACGGCGCTCGATCTGATCCAGAATCTCCCCAGCGTCAGCATCAGCACGCCCGATCCCTATGGTATGCAGGGTGGTCAGATCCAGACACGCGGTCTGACTGATCTCGATATGGCGCTTCTGGTCGATGGCGCGCCCGCGGCGGCCGCCAAATACATCACAGAGAATGTGGATACCGAGAACGTCGAATCCGTCTCGCTGACGCCCGGCAGTTCCGAGACCGCGTTGCCCGTCATGTCGGCGGCCAGCGGAACGATGAATGAGACCACCCATACGCCTGACAAGAAGTTTGGCGGTCTGGTTGATTTTTCCTATGGCACGAACAACCTGTCGCGCGAGTTCATCCGGCTGGAAACCGGCGAAATCGGCCATAGTGGCGTGCGCGGCTATGTCTCGTTTTCGAACACCCACACACGCAGCTGGATGGGGGCGGGTATCAATGACCGCCGTCATGTTGATTTTGGCCTGAACAAGCAGTGGAAGAATGGATCGTTCGCCAAGGCCTTCGTCTCGTGGAACTGGGAAGACTTCACGATCGACAATTATCCGACCCAGCAGGAATTCTACAAATACAAGCATACGGGTGAGGGATACGGCCGATCGGCAAATTCGAACAACATAAATTACTGGAAAAATAATACGGATTACTGGAATCAGGTCTATCTTTCTGCTCCGATCCATATTGTCCTGACGCGCCGCATCGCCTTCGATCTTCAGCCTTATTACAACCTTGGACGGGGCTGGGATGCGTCACCAGGTGGCACGGTAACACAGGCTGATGGTACCACCCGCAACGTGACCAGCTACTTCCTGCAGGGAGCGACCGAGCGCCGCGGGGCGACCGCAAAGCTTGGTATCGATGTGGATCGCCACAACCATGTGTCCTTCGGCTACTGGTACGAAAACAACTACACCCAGCAATCCTACCCAACCAGCTACACGCAGGATAACGGTGCTGCCCCCAGCCCCAACTGGGCAGCCTATCGGATCGATGCGGGCGATCAGCAGAATGCTGGCACGGAAATCCACAGCCTGTTCGTCGAGGATCATGCCAAATATCTGAACGACAAGCTTGATATCCAGGCCGGATTCAAATTCGTCATGTCCAATACCTGGAACAAGGATCTGTACGGGCGCATGTCCAACAACCGGACCGCCCCTTTGCCGCAGCTTTCTGTCGGCTATACCATCGACGAGCACAGCCAGATCTACCTGAATGCAGAAGGGGATTACCGTCAGCCGAGCGCCGTGGATCTGGGATGGCTCTATACCAGCGTACCGATCCCGAAAAACCAGTATTCCATCAAGGAAGAGCTGGGCTATCGCTATCATGATCAGCACATCATCGTTGATGCGTCATTCTTCAACTACAATGTCACGAACCGTATCGTGAACCAGTATCTGGGCATGAATCAGTTCAAGCCGTTCTCAATCGGTAACCAGCATATGCGTGGTTTCGATTTCATGATCTCGGGCCGCCCGATTCACGGATTCAGCCCCTATGCCTCGGTCGAATATCTCCATGCTGTTCAGGACAGCAATGTGTTCGACCCCTATACAAATGGCATGCTGAACTCGAAGGGCACGCAGGCCATCATGGCGCCGCGTGTGCTCGCGAATTTCGGTCTGACCTATAAATATGCCGGGTTCTTCGGCAACGCGAGCCTCCATTACACAGGTCCGCAATCCGTCAGTGTCGCAGGCGATCAGCGCATGCCCGGATTCGTCACGAACACGATTTCACTGGGCTATCGCTTCAAGCCAATCGGTATCGCCCAGTCGCCGACCATCAAGCTGAACTTCGCCAATGTGACGGGCTCGATTGTGCGAACGGGGGCTATGGGCGCGATCTATAGCGCGAAGGATCCGAGCACAGTCTATAGTGGCAGCCTTGCGCCCTATACCGGCTACGGCAATTCCTTCATGACGGCCGCGCGCTTCACCATGACAGGAACGGTCTCCACCAGTTTCTGA
- a CDS encoding redoxin family protein produces the protein MAQRASGSFQPLSIQPAISRPKAARFRFGSGLPAIPHLAEMRLALGGLCFALAFGGGITGARAAPLDSLSGATNWLNSAPLTAQALKGKVVLVDFWTYSCINCLREMPYVEAWANKYKPYGLVVIGVHAPEFAFEKNLENIEKAVARFHITFPVAVDNDRAIWNGFNNEYWPAAYFVEGDGKIQAHHFGEGDYDRSEHQLQAMLRDNGAKNVPDDLVHPVGTGEQSEADLSAIDSPETYIGYERASHFISTGGAVQDSPNDYVIENSPALNEWGLSGNWTIGPEAARLNKPGGSITFRFHARDLHLVLGPAKDGKPVRFRVTLDGHPPGAMHGTDCDADGIGTVSGQRLYQLIRQGENNVGDHLFRIEFLSPGVEAFSFTFG, from the coding sequence ATGGCTCAGCGCGCTTCCGGTTCTTTCCAGCCTCTCTCAATCCAGCCTGCCATTTCGCGACCCAAAGCAGCCCGGTTCCGGTTCGGGTCGGGCCTGCCAGCGATCCCCCACCTTGCGGAGATGCGTCTCGCCTTGGGCGGCCTGTGCTTCGCCCTGGCGTTTGGGGGGGGCATTACAGGGGCGAGAGCGGCCCCGCTCGACTCACTGAGTGGCGCCACCAACTGGCTGAACTCTGCGCCGCTCACGGCGCAGGCGCTCAAGGGCAAGGTGGTTCTGGTCGATTTCTGGACCTATTCCTGCATCAACTGCCTGCGCGAAATGCCTTATGTCGAGGCCTGGGCCAATAAGTACAAACCCTACGGGCTTGTCGTGATTGGCGTCCATGCGCCCGAATTTGCCTTCGAGAAAAACCTTGAAAACATCGAGAAAGCGGTCGCGCGCTTTCACATCACCTTCCCGGTAGCCGTCGATAACGACCGCGCCATCTGGAACGGCTTCAACAACGAATACTGGCCTGCCGCCTATTTCGTCGAAGGAGATGGCAAGATACAGGCCCATCATTTCGGTGAAGGTGATTACGACCGCTCCGAACATCAGTTACAGGCCATGCTGCGCGATAATGGCGCGAAGAACGTGCCAGATGACCTCGTTCATCCTGTGGGAACGGGCGAGCAATCCGAAGCCGATCTCTCTGCTATCGACTCCCCCGAAACCTATATCGGCTATGAACGGGCCAGTCATTTCATCTCGACCGGAGGGGCCGTTCAGGACTCACCCAACGATTATGTCATCGAAAACAGCCCCGCCCTTAATGAATGGGGCTTGAGCGGGAACTGGACGATCGGGCCTGAAGCCGCCCGTCTTAACAAGCCGGGTGGTTCAATTACCTTTCGCTTCCATGCGCGTGACCTGCACCTTGTGCTCGGCCCGGCGAAAGACGGCAAACCCGTCAGGTTTCGCGTCACCCTCGATGGCCACCCCCCGGGTGCCATGCATGGTACGGATTGCGATGCCGACGGCATAGGAACGGTAAGCGGCCAGCGTCTCTATCAGCTCATCCGTCAGGGTGAGAACAACGTGGGCGACCATCTGTTTCGCATCGAGTTTCTGTCACCCGGTGTCGAGGCATTCTCCTTCACCTTCGGCTGA